A region from the Sandaracinus amylolyticus genome encodes:
- a CDS encoding DNA repair helicase XPB: protein MAQTDRAAVVQGDRSVLLEVDHPGYEAARQILARFAEIEKSPEHVHTYRLSDLALWNAASAGARADEVIEGLRAISRYDVPASVEHEIRDRMARHGVCSLHDHPSDPALLRLAVRERFVRERLAGDKKAGAILRPAPDGFVLDVAHRGLVKQTLLGIGYPVDDRAGLVAGAPLPIATRDDVFTPYPYQRAAVDAFVAAGSHGVVVLPCGAGKTVVAMMAMAALGVRTLVLTSGREAGDQWRREILAKTTLGEHDVAVYSSARKSIASVTISTYAMLAQKGGTGPTRHTHFDRLASEPWGLVVYDEVHLLPAPVFRLTAELQARRRLGLTATLVREDGREGDVFALIGPKRHDVPWRELEKSGHIATATCFELRVPLPAALQLPYAHAERREQPRIAGENPLKLSVLRQLAERHAGDRLLVLGSFVEPLAAAGALLGAPVITGETAHAERERAYADFRSGRIRRLVLSKVGNFAIDLPEANVLVQLSGTMGSRQEEAQRLGRVLRPKPGGATFYTLVTRDTVEQENALHRQLFLTEQGYRYFIEDWTGDDDGEANEARGPVTLH, encoded by the coding sequence GTGGCTCAGACCGATCGTGCCGCCGTCGTCCAGGGCGACCGCTCCGTGCTGCTCGAGGTCGACCATCCGGGCTACGAGGCCGCGCGCCAGATCCTCGCGCGCTTCGCGGAGATCGAGAAGTCGCCCGAGCACGTGCACACGTATCGGCTCTCCGATCTCGCGCTCTGGAACGCCGCGTCGGCGGGGGCGCGCGCCGACGAGGTGATCGAGGGGCTCCGCGCGATCTCGCGCTACGACGTGCCGGCGAGCGTCGAGCACGAGATCCGCGATCGCATGGCGCGACACGGGGTGTGCTCGCTGCACGATCACCCGAGCGATCCCGCGCTGCTGCGCCTCGCGGTGCGGGAGCGCTTCGTGCGCGAGCGGCTCGCCGGGGACAAGAAGGCGGGCGCGATCCTGCGCCCCGCGCCCGACGGGTTCGTGCTCGACGTCGCGCACCGTGGGCTCGTCAAGCAGACGCTGCTGGGCATCGGCTATCCGGTCGACGATCGCGCCGGGCTGGTCGCGGGCGCGCCGCTTCCGATCGCGACGCGCGACGACGTGTTCACGCCGTACCCCTATCAGCGCGCGGCCGTGGACGCGTTCGTCGCGGCGGGCTCGCACGGCGTCGTCGTGCTGCCGTGCGGCGCGGGCAAGACGGTGGTCGCGATGATGGCGATGGCCGCGCTCGGCGTGCGCACGCTGGTGCTCACGAGCGGGCGCGAGGCGGGCGATCAGTGGCGCCGCGAGATCCTCGCCAAGACGACGCTCGGCGAGCACGACGTCGCGGTGTACAGCAGCGCGCGCAAGTCGATCGCGAGCGTGACGATCAGCACCTACGCGATGCTCGCGCAGAAGGGCGGCACCGGGCCGACGCGACACACGCACTTCGATCGCCTGGCGAGCGAGCCGTGGGGCCTCGTGGTCTACGACGAGGTGCACCTGCTGCCCGCGCCGGTCTTCCGGCTCACCGCCGAGCTCCAGGCGCGGCGCCGGCTCGGCCTGACCGCGACGCTGGTGCGCGAGGACGGACGCGAGGGCGACGTGTTCGCGCTGATCGGTCCCAAGCGCCACGACGTGCCGTGGCGCGAGCTCGAGAAGAGCGGGCACATCGCGACCGCGACGTGCTTCGAGCTGCGCGTGCCGCTCCCCGCCGCGCTGCAGCTCCCTTACGCGCACGCCGAGCGCCGCGAGCAGCCGCGCATTGCGGGCGAGAACCCGCTGAAGCTCTCGGTGCTGAGGCAGCTCGCGGAGCGGCACGCGGGCGATCGCCTGCTCGTGCTCGGCAGCTTCGTCGAGCCGCTCGCTGCGGCCGGCGCGCTCCTCGGCGCGCCGGTGATCACCGGCGAGACCGCGCACGCCGAGCGCGAGCGCGCGTACGCGGACTTCCGCAGCGGGCGCATCCGGCGCCTCGTGCTGTCGAAGGTCGGCAACTTCGCGATCGACCTGCCCGAGGCGAACGTGCTGGTGCAGCTCAGCGGGACGATGGGCTCGCGCCAGGAAGAAGCGCAGCGTCTCGGCCGCGTGCTCCGGCCCAAGCCGGGTGGCGCGACGTTCTACACGCTCGTGACGCGCGACACCGTGGAGCAGGAGAACGCGCTGCACCGGCAGCTCTTCCTGACCGAGCAGGGCTACCGCTACTTCATCGAGGACTGGACCGGCGACGACGATGGCGAAGCGAACGAAGCACGCGGGCCCGTCACGCTCCACTGA
- a CDS encoding helicase-associated domain-containing protein produces MAKRTKHAGPSRSTDELYRTIPFEEIAHEVLPVVGRALGLPEDARKAAKKIADPAWIDARLAAVPGVALGVLEILVEAGGATSAELLAQEARRRLGLDEDQIASLHHALQPQLLAIGLHVRTHPVLPPTLEVALIDEMAPHIASRVSGITLPTPPAPDADEPSLPDSSLRDLVALLATSAHVPLRVNKNATVNMTSCKKLALLLGRPEQDVAVQIDAAIADGLLGAQGTLLAPRLEALRALASGARAWAPSSVSSVVSTWVPHDRWIARESVVRALVAHWSEAIPDEQIDLFALRRRAVSAVEQVALTTRTHEEHVFVRRAPSGIARGSGDGHVTPSFEVMLGPAADPELALVIALATEPVRFDRVLTRRITPASISAALALGLSAQEIERALEQVGRHGVPDNVRAMVADWAKSARTATVRQVSMIETSSAEAADAAARALGSKVVARPSPTLLLIDGTPASLESALLKAGVRVAGAIAPLAERSSFDRMDATLAPPSWLGAQPSPELRARIQDRTGLAATRDFAPARALRSAAKDHVGPVSRFLELAAKLWTAATRELHEWAKALPDDDGLDVLDHAMSMPLDFVPWIARVPRERKRILDRVKDLDGLLEALHAEPPPAASLTADGRDLLRQMGSRDVLSALGRPALEGATTRDPEPPLAPGARPRAQDFPVQDRVALRRTLDEAIAAQRAIWVRVSSKSQGERVVSLTPERVLTRGNEVTLLGTDVESGDGRSFPLANVLAVRLHG; encoded by the coding sequence ATGGCGAAGCGAACGAAGCACGCGGGCCCGTCACGCTCCACTGACGAGCTCTATCGCACGATCCCTTTCGAGGAGATCGCGCACGAGGTCCTGCCGGTGGTGGGCCGCGCGCTCGGGCTGCCCGAGGACGCACGCAAGGCCGCGAAGAAGATCGCCGACCCGGCGTGGATCGACGCGCGGCTCGCGGCGGTGCCCGGCGTGGCGCTGGGCGTGCTCGAGATCCTGGTCGAGGCGGGCGGCGCGACGTCCGCGGAGCTGCTCGCGCAGGAGGCGAGACGCCGTCTCGGGCTCGACGAGGATCAGATCGCGTCGCTGCACCACGCGCTGCAGCCGCAGCTCCTCGCGATCGGGCTGCACGTCAGGACCCATCCCGTCCTGCCTCCGACGCTCGAGGTCGCGCTGATCGACGAGATGGCGCCCCACATCGCGAGCCGCGTCAGCGGGATCACGCTGCCCACGCCGCCTGCGCCCGACGCCGACGAGCCCTCGCTGCCCGACTCGTCGCTCCGCGATCTCGTCGCGCTGCTGGCGACGAGCGCGCACGTGCCGCTGCGCGTGAACAAGAACGCGACGGTCAACATGACGTCGTGCAAGAAGCTCGCGCTCCTGCTCGGCCGTCCGGAGCAGGACGTCGCGGTGCAGATCGACGCGGCGATCGCGGACGGGCTGCTCGGCGCGCAAGGGACGCTGCTCGCGCCGCGGCTCGAGGCGCTGCGAGCGCTCGCGTCGGGGGCGCGCGCGTGGGCGCCTTCGTCGGTGTCGAGCGTGGTGTCGACGTGGGTGCCGCACGATCGCTGGATCGCACGCGAGTCGGTGGTGCGAGCGCTGGTGGCGCACTGGAGCGAGGCGATCCCCGACGAGCAGATCGATCTCTTCGCGCTGCGCCGTCGCGCCGTGTCGGCGGTGGAGCAGGTCGCGCTCACGACGCGCACCCACGAGGAGCACGTGTTCGTGCGACGCGCGCCGTCCGGGATCGCGCGCGGCTCGGGCGACGGGCACGTCACGCCGAGCTTCGAGGTGATGCTCGGGCCGGCGGCGGATCCCGAGTTGGCGCTGGTCATCGCGCTCGCGACCGAGCCGGTGCGCTTCGATCGGGTGCTCACCCGACGCATCACGCCGGCGTCGATCTCGGCGGCGCTCGCGCTCGGTCTGAGCGCGCAGGAGATCGAACGCGCGCTGGAGCAGGTCGGGAGGCACGGCGTCCCCGACAACGTGCGCGCGATGGTCGCGGACTGGGCGAAGAGCGCCCGGACCGCGACGGTGCGTCAGGTCTCGATGATCGAGACGTCGTCGGCCGAGGCGGCGGACGCCGCGGCGCGTGCGCTCGGCTCGAAGGTCGTCGCGCGCCCCTCGCCGACGCTGCTGTTGATCGACGGCACGCCGGCGTCGCTCGAGTCGGCGCTGCTGAAGGCGGGCGTGAGGGTCGCCGGGGCGATCGCCCCGCTCGCCGAACGATCGTCGTTCGATCGGATGGACGCGACGCTCGCACCGCCCTCGTGGCTGGGCGCGCAGCCGTCGCCCGAGCTGCGCGCGCGCATCCAGGATCGCACCGGCCTCGCGGCGACGCGGGACTTCGCGCCGGCGCGGGCGCTGCGCAGCGCAGCAAAGGATCACGTGGGTCCCGTGAGCCGCTTCCTCGAGCTCGCGGCGAAGCTGTGGACGGCGGCGACCCGAGAGCTGCACGAGTGGGCGAAGGCGCTGCCCGACGACGACGGCCTCGACGTGCTCGATCACGCGATGTCGATGCCCCTCGACTTCGTCCCGTGGATCGCGCGCGTGCCGCGGGAGCGGAAGCGGATCCTGGATCGCGTGAAGGACCTCGATGGGCTGCTCGAGGCGCTGCACGCCGAGCCGCCGCCCGCCGCGAGCCTCACCGCCGACGGACGCGACTTGTTGCGGCAGATGGGCTCGCGCGACGTGTTGTCCGCGCTGGGCCGCCCCGCGCTGGAAGGAGCGACGACGCGCGATCCCGAGCCGCCGCTGGCACCGGGCGCGCGCCCGCGGGCGCAGGACTTCCCGGTGCAGGATCGCGTCGCGCTGCGGCGCACGCTCGACGAAGCGATCGCCGCGCAGCGCGCGATCTGGGTGCGTGTCTCGAGCAAGTCGCAGGGCGAGCGCGTCGTGTCGCTCACGCCCGAGCGCGTGCTCACGCGCGGCAACGAGGTGACGTTGCTCGGCACCGACGTGGAGAGCGGCGACGGCCGCTCGTTCCCGCTGGCGAACGTGCTGGCCGTGCGCCTCCACGGCTAG
- a CDS encoding serine/threonine-protein kinase PknK, translated as MHTIPLGPFELHGRVAQGGMGEIWRGFHRAQGVPVAVKVMTGEAMQDPRYYEEFRREVQAAARLSHPRIAMVIEYGAIPPETGRASGGALVAGSPYLVMEWASRGSLDDLKRPLSWRELRGLLLALLDALSHAHALGIVHRDLKPGNVLLADDGPLDRAVRLSDFGIARAQPREEERRASSEGEMSGLTETPSGTPFYMAPEQVFGRFRDYGAWTDLYALGILAWELVCGELPFTGSNVLAIFYQHLEQPLPPLRPRIAVPAGLDAWLAKLCAKRTRDRFRCAADAAWALSSLRFDETTSEPPPSASPRSIEPAAFWDTLPSMPGVPQSASIRIEPTSSEKPLLELAVEGDDETIPPQPAHWGRGADAQPTSMRLVGAGLGLWSLRTVPMVDRTNERDALWEALRNVRLERAPRAVVLRGSAGCGKSRLAQWLVERAHEVGAAETLVTSHQAVPDRRQGLARLIERHFRCGSLDAEGALARIEEQLREDGVGDAYEWRALGGILLGEGGENARLSIAPTTPGERHVLLTRLFARLTRERPLIVWLDDAQWGEPSLALARHVLESAPDLPVLFVLTVRDEELDARPRERASIAAIEAMPRTRSSWVGPLPRSDVRMLAEDALGLSSELARQLEARVAGHPLFALQIVGDWIDRGLLAVGERGFVLRQGARMAVPDDMHALWIGRIDQVLSSRSPHARALVELAAVLGNDVDADEFARACAVLGLEFPADLLEPLILHRMIVPGESGWSFAHGLLRESLVRAARETHRLVTLHRACATMLEQTPDAPGAAERLAFHRLGAGDLESALEPLLRAVRARLATSDLDAAFGLLDDYERTLATLAIAPTDPRALRGAMVRADAHRLHWDFESCERVAQQTLDLATRAADVPARAEAIAMLAVCARQKGDLALAMSRHRTALGLFDRLNDSVGNARTLLAMAAVARQQGTVDRAMELYERALALFEVLEDASGRGSCLLGLGNLHRAAQRWSDAKSYYAQARDIFERLGNQGNLAHSVNGLAEVARYEGDLESAERGYREVLRIQGTIGSKATFIGRMNLGLVLITRRDLEGARRELEGALAQLEKGRQRGYLGYTHALLLPCAAGSRDGALFDRHREAAEPLLAETSMIDPDIASAAELAGRLWLDAQDTTRARQSFTLAHAQWSALGDEARAAAAQRAAE; from the coding sequence ATGCACACGATCCCGCTCGGCCCCTTCGAGCTGCACGGCCGCGTCGCGCAGGGCGGCATGGGTGAGATCTGGCGCGGCTTCCACCGCGCGCAGGGCGTCCCGGTCGCCGTGAAGGTGATGACCGGCGAGGCGATGCAGGACCCTCGCTACTACGAGGAGTTCCGTCGCGAGGTGCAGGCCGCCGCGCGCCTCTCGCACCCGCGCATCGCGATGGTGATCGAGTACGGCGCGATCCCGCCCGAGACCGGTCGCGCGTCGGGCGGCGCGCTCGTCGCGGGCAGCCCTTATCTCGTCATGGAGTGGGCGTCGCGCGGCTCGCTCGACGACCTGAAGCGCCCGCTCTCGTGGCGCGAGCTGCGCGGTCTGTTGCTCGCGCTGCTCGACGCGCTGTCGCACGCCCACGCGCTCGGCATCGTCCATCGCGACCTCAAGCCCGGCAACGTGCTGCTCGCGGACGACGGACCGCTCGATCGCGCGGTGCGGCTCAGCGACTTCGGCATCGCGCGCGCACAGCCGCGCGAGGAGGAGCGCCGCGCGTCGTCCGAGGGCGAGATGTCGGGCCTCACCGAGACGCCCTCGGGCACGCCGTTCTACATGGCGCCCGAGCAGGTGTTCGGTCGCTTCCGCGACTACGGCGCGTGGACCGATCTCTACGCGCTCGGGATCCTCGCGTGGGAGCTCGTGTGCGGCGAGCTGCCGTTCACCGGCTCGAACGTGCTCGCGATCTTCTATCAGCACCTCGAGCAGCCGCTGCCTCCGCTTCGCCCGCGCATCGCGGTGCCCGCCGGGCTCGACGCGTGGCTCGCGAAGCTGTGCGCGAAGCGCACCCGTGATCGCTTCCGCTGCGCGGCCGATGCCGCGTGGGCGCTCTCGTCGCTGCGCTTCGACGAGACCACGAGCGAGCCACCGCCGAGCGCGTCGCCGCGATCGATCGAGCCCGCGGCGTTCTGGGACACGCTGCCCTCGATGCCCGGCGTGCCGCAGTCGGCGTCGATCCGCATCGAGCCCACGTCGAGCGAGAAGCCGCTGCTCGAGCTCGCGGTCGAGGGCGACGACGAGACGATCCCGCCGCAGCCCGCGCACTGGGGCCGCGGCGCGGACGCGCAGCCCACGTCGATGCGGCTCGTCGGCGCGGGGCTCGGCCTGTGGTCGCTCCGCACCGTGCCGATGGTCGACCGCACGAACGAGCGAGACGCGCTCTGGGAGGCGCTGCGCAACGTGCGGCTCGAGCGCGCGCCGCGCGCGGTGGTGCTCCGCGGCAGCGCGGGGTGCGGCAAGAGCCGCCTCGCGCAGTGGCTCGTCGAGCGCGCGCACGAGGTCGGCGCGGCGGAGACGCTCGTCACGTCGCACCAAGCGGTGCCCGATCGACGCCAGGGCCTCGCGCGCCTGATCGAGCGTCACTTCCGCTGCGGCTCGCTCGACGCGGAGGGCGCGCTCGCGCGCATCGAGGAGCAGCTACGCGAGGACGGCGTCGGCGACGCGTACGAGTGGCGCGCGCTCGGCGGCATCCTGCTCGGCGAGGGCGGCGAGAACGCGCGGCTCTCGATCGCGCCGACCACGCCCGGCGAGCGGCACGTGCTGCTGACGCGCCTCTTCGCGCGCCTCACGCGCGAGCGCCCGCTGATCGTGTGGCTCGACGACGCGCAGTGGGGCGAGCCCTCGCTCGCCCTCGCGCGTCACGTGCTCGAGAGCGCGCCGGATCTCCCGGTGCTCTTCGTGCTCACGGTGCGTGACGAAGAGCTCGACGCGCGCCCGCGCGAGCGCGCTTCGATCGCCGCGATCGAGGCGATGCCGCGCACCCGCAGCTCGTGGGTCGGTCCGCTGCCGCGCTCCGACGTCCGCATGCTCGCCGAGGACGCGCTCGGTCTCTCGTCGGAGCTCGCGCGACAGCTCGAGGCGCGCGTCGCGGGACACCCGCTCTTCGCGCTGCAGATCGTCGGCGACTGGATCGATCGGGGCCTCCTCGCGGTGGGCGAGCGCGGCTTCGTGCTGCGTCAGGGCGCGCGCATGGCGGTGCCCGACGACATGCACGCGTTGTGGATCGGCCGCATCGATCAGGTGCTCTCGAGCCGCTCGCCGCACGCGCGCGCGCTGGTCGAGCTCGCCGCGGTGCTCGGCAACGACGTCGACGCCGACGAGTTCGCGCGCGCATGCGCGGTGCTCGGCCTCGAGTTCCCCGCGGACTTGCTCGAGCCGCTGATCCTCCACCGCATGATCGTGCCCGGCGAGAGCGGCTGGTCCTTCGCGCACGGTCTCCTGCGCGAGAGCCTGGTGCGCGCGGCGCGCGAGACCCATCGTTTGGTCACGCTCCATCGCGCGTGCGCGACGATGCTCGAGCAGACGCCCGACGCGCCGGGCGCGGCCGAGCGCCTCGCGTTCCATCGTCTCGGCGCGGGCGATCTCGAGAGCGCGCTCGAGCCGCTCCTCCGCGCGGTGCGCGCGCGGCTCGCGACGTCGGATCTCGACGCGGCGTTCGGTCTGCTCGACGACTACGAGCGCACATTGGCGACGCTCGCGATCGCGCCGACCGATCCGCGCGCGCTGCGCGGCGCGATGGTGCGCGCCGACGCGCACCGCCTCCACTGGGACTTCGAGTCGTGCGAGCGAGTCGCGCAGCAGACGCTCGATCTCGCGACGCGCGCCGCCGACGTGCCGGCGCGCGCCGAGGCGATCGCGATGCTCGCGGTGTGCGCGAGACAGAAGGGCGATCTCGCGCTCGCGATGAGCCGTCATCGCACTGCGCTCGGGCTCTTCGATCGCCTGAACGACTCGGTGGGCAACGCGCGCACGCTGCTCGCGATGGCGGCGGTCGCGCGTCAGCAGGGCACGGTCGATCGCGCGATGGAGCTCTACGAGCGCGCGCTCGCGCTCTTCGAGGTGCTCGAGGACGCGTCGGGGCGCGGCAGCTGTCTGCTCGGGCTCGGCAACCTGCATCGCGCAGCGCAGCGCTGGAGCGACGCGAAGTCGTACTACGCGCAGGCGCGCGACATCTTCGAGCGCCTCGGAAACCAGGGGAATCTGGCGCACTCGGTGAACGGCCTCGCCGAGGTCGCGCGCTACGAGGGCGACCTCGAGAGCGCGGAGCGCGGCTACCGCGAGGTGCTGCGCATCCAGGGCACGATCGGATCGAAGGCGACGTTCATCGGCCGCATGAACCTCGGGCTCGTGCTGATCACGCGTCGTGATCTCGAGGGCGCGCGCCGCGAGCTCGAGGGCGCGCTCGCGCAGCTCGAGAAGGGAAGGCAGCGCGGCTATCTCGGCTACACCCACGCGCTGCTCCTTCCGTGCGCGGCGGGGAGCCGCGACGGCGCGCTCTTCGATCGTCACCGCGAGGCCGCCGAGCCGCTGCTCGCGGAGACCTCGATGATCGATCCCGACATCGCGAGCGCCGCCGAGCTCGCCGGTCGTCTGTGGCTCGACGCGCAGGACACGACGCGCGCGCGGCAGTCGTTCACGCTCGCGCACGCGCAGTGGAGCGCGCTCGGCGACGAGGCGCGCGCCGCGGCCGCGCAGCGCGCGGCGGAGTGA